A region from the Drosophila bipectinata strain 14024-0381.07 chromosome 3R, DbipHiC1v2, whole genome shotgun sequence genome encodes:
- the LOC138926790 gene encoding uncharacterized protein, which translates to MSGKQYTSACKLAQRGANLPLLPSGGSMRSLYHTGSQIGTNMGKSLRQAGRRHSVTSDLMQRTNASSPSGPSTSGAYIQLGRNKVRKVIGVKKTLVNQMQGMVRHPEPAKKVGPYKIYGKTRLFSAASSLQSNSPGPIARRWMSSEQQVKRKQLRNVEDDEDSESHTYKTSHRYSASLSATQQRYQRSTYNQTALKAALDISRSIQDELMVVDSQVKDMLNSNPTRHNVPDNYNDQPRPANTDPLRGWNRPGNLKHLSDIAVVTEPEKEDRKPAVSARTPMDERLVKPLRRRMCVVGRAVPLQLAEASGSSKGDENQSLAKTSVGLNPNLAFAQLGGMYDKTRMSKLRNEARPTMHRQVKPQPSDNDFGLMDVALARAVTPDITVASSLKEPQVKEEVPPPRSEATETYSPYRQPKAEKDFLQKIMFSGPRTKREGMPRLDELHYEPSIDLDPILGSGQISASQQVINKKFAGYRQSLGGFRDAVKFHRASRQVVDPVDPIPQLYSKALTEKREPISSAMRRAGDVPKRTENVRVATPTFAGRCRRLERTKVEAKPEKQGDQDPKSLRASKSYMSAPRGEGSTSKRVAKHTSLVSVPREQLARTKPVVSSGMLIGERRGVKRAEGHSVDAQEDDIKMPRTYSKESAVQRLGKPYSRSDRANNSY; encoded by the coding sequence ATGAGCGGTAAGCAGTACACGAGCGCTTGCAAGCTGGCCCAGAGAGGCGCAAACCTGCCGCTCCTGCCTTCTGGCGGTTCGATGCGCAGTTTGTACCACACGGGATCCCAGATTGGCACCAACATGGGCAAGAGCCTGCGGCAGGCGGGCCGCCGCCATTCCGTCACCAGCGACTTGATGCAGCGGACTAATGCGTCGTCGCCCAGCGGACCATCCACCAGTGGTGCGTACATCCAGCTTGGTAGGAACAAGGTGCGGAAGGTCATCGGCGTGAAGAAGACACTAGTCAACCAGATGCAGGGCATGGTGCGCCACCCCGAGCCGGCGAAGAAGGTCGGACCCTACAAGATCTATGGCAAGACACGTCTGTTCTCTGCGGCGAGCAGCCTGCAGAGCAACTCTCCCGGACCGATCGCCCGGCGCTGGATGAGCAGTGAGCAGCAGGTGAAGCGCAAGCAGCTGCGCAATGTGGAGGACGACGAAGACAGCGAATCCCATACCTACAAAACGAGTCATCGGTACTCGGCTTCGCTTTCAGCCACTCAGCAACGATACCAGAGGTCCACCTACAACCAAACGGCTCTGAAAGCGGCCCTCGACATCAGCAGATCCATTCAAGATGAACTGATGGTCGTTGACTCCCAAGTCAAGGACATGCTCAACAGCAACCCGACCAGGCATAATGTGCCCGACAACTACAACGATCAGCCACGGCCGGCTAATACCGATCCCCTGCGCGGCTGGAACCGGCCCGGAAACCTTAAGCACTTGTCCGACATTGCAGTGGTTACAGAACCAGAGAAAGAAGATCGGAAACCGGCAGTCTCCGCCCGAACTCCTATGGATGAGCGTCTGGTGAAGCCACTTCGCCGCCGGATGTGTGTTGTGGGACGAGCCGTTCCCCTCCAGTTGGCTGAAGCCTCTGGCAGCAGTAAAGGAGACGAAAATCAATCCCTGGCCAAGACCAGTGTAGGTCTGAACCCAAACCTGGCGTTTGCCCAGTTGGGCGGAATGTACGACAAAACCAGAATGTCCAAATTGCGCAACGAGGCGCGTCCCACGATGCACAGGCAGGTGAAACCCCAGCCGTCAGACAACGACTTCGGTCTTATGGACGTGGCCCTGGCCAGGGCTGTTACGCCAGACATCACGGTGGCCAGTAGCCTCAAGGAGCCTCAAGTGAAGGAGGAGGTGCCCCCACCGCGGTCAGAGGCCACTGAGACCTACTCGCCCTACCGTCAGCCCAAGGCTGAAAAGGACTTTCTCCAGAAGATCATGTTCAGCGGACCGCGCACTAAACGTGAGGGAATGCCCCGCCTAGACGAACTGCACTACGAGCCTTCTATCGACCTGGATCCCATCCTGGGATCAGGTCAAATCAGCGCTTCACAACAGGTGATAAACAAGAAGTTTGCTGGCTACAGGCAGAGTCTGGGGGGGTTTAGGGATGCCGTCAAATTCCACCGGGCGTCTCGACAAGTGGTGGATCCAGTGGATCCAATTCCCCAACTATATTCAAAAGCCCTCACGGAGAAGCGCGAGCCGATATCCTCTGCGATGAGACGTGCTGGAGACGTTCCTAAACGCACTGAAAACGTTCGTGTTGCCACTCCCACGTTTGCTGGGCGTTGTCGTAGGCTGGAGAGGACCAAGGTAGAAGCGAAGCCGGAGAAGCAAGGTGACCAGGATCCGAAAAGTTTGCGAGCCTCCAAGTCGTACATGTCGGCCCCTCGAGGCGAAGGTTCCACCTCTAAACGAGTTGCGAAGCATACCTCTTTGGTATCGGTCCCCAGGGAGCAGTTGGCCCGAACGAAGCCGGTTGTAAGCTCTGGCATGCTCATTGGCGAGAGGCGGGGAGTAAAGCGTGCGGAAGGTCATTCGGTTGATGCCCAGGAAGACGACATAAAAATGCCTCGAACCTACTCCAAGGAGTCAGCGGTACAGCGCCTTGGCAAGCCCTATTCACGGTCGGATCGTGCCAACAACAGCTACTAG